The following proteins are encoded in a genomic region of Arthrobacter jiangjiafuii:
- a CDS encoding cytochrome b has protein sequence MSVPSATPYEAKTRLGRVTNFVDSRVSGSAMVKEFGRKVFPDHWSFMFGEVALYCFVILLLSGTFLTFFFDPSMAETHYEGSYVPLKGVEMSVAYESSLNISFDVRGGLFMRQVHHWSALLFVAAVSVHMLRVFFTGAFRKPRELNWVVGGVLLILSLAAGFTGYSLPDDLLSGNGLRIIDGVVKAIPVVGTYISFFLFGGEFPGTDIIGRLYMLHILLVPALILLMIAIHLFMVVIHKHTQYRGPGRTNNNVVGFPVGPVYAAKAGGFFFIVFGIIAIIAGLFTINPIWNYGPYDPSPVSAGTQPDWYIGWVDGALRLMPGWIGNIPMEWNIPFPWGTNTLSMNVLFPALVPAGIVFTLLFAWPWIEAWLTKDTRVHNLLDRPRNAPFRTGVGVAGIIFYCTMWAAASSDLIATHFHVSLNDVTYWLRFLVIFGPLIGFAVTRRIALALQRKDREIVLHGVESGRIVRLPHGEYIEVHEPVDEYKRYKLVDFSSYEVTPAQPDARGKISGKEKLRGRLSRFFFEDRVAPVTPKELEAAHHHESPAEVEAVEEDQTSITNR, from the coding sequence ATGAGTGTTCCCTCTGCTACTCCCTACGAGGCTAAAACCCGTCTCGGCCGCGTCACCAACTTCGTCGACTCCCGGGTCAGCGGATCGGCCATGGTCAAGGAATTCGGCCGCAAGGTCTTCCCCGACCACTGGTCCTTCATGTTCGGTGAAGTGGCGCTGTACTGCTTCGTCATCCTGCTGCTCTCCGGAACGTTCCTGACGTTCTTCTTCGATCCGTCGATGGCTGAGACCCACTACGAAGGCAGCTACGTCCCGCTCAAGGGCGTGGAAATGTCCGTTGCCTACGAGTCCTCCCTGAACATCTCCTTCGATGTCCGCGGCGGCCTCTTCATGCGCCAGGTCCACCACTGGTCCGCACTGCTGTTTGTTGCCGCTGTATCCGTGCACATGCTGCGCGTTTTCTTCACCGGCGCCTTCCGCAAGCCCCGCGAGCTGAACTGGGTGGTGGGCGGCGTCCTGCTGATCCTGTCCCTGGCAGCCGGCTTCACCGGCTACTCCCTCCCCGATGACCTGCTCTCCGGCAACGGCCTGCGGATCATCGACGGCGTCGTCAAGGCCATCCCGGTAGTCGGCACGTACATCAGCTTCTTCCTCTTCGGCGGAGAGTTCCCCGGCACCGACATCATCGGCCGCCTGTACATGCTGCACATCCTGCTGGTACCGGCCCTGATCCTGCTGATGATCGCCATCCACCTGTTCATGGTGGTCATCCACAAGCACACCCAGTACCGCGGCCCGGGACGCACCAACAACAACGTTGTCGGCTTCCCTGTCGGTCCGGTCTACGCCGCCAAGGCCGGTGGATTCTTCTTCATCGTCTTCGGCATCATCGCGATCATTGCCGGCCTGTTCACGATCAACCCGATCTGGAACTACGGCCCGTACGACCCCTCCCCGGTCTCCGCCGGTACCCAGCCTGACTGGTACATCGGCTGGGTTGACGGCGCGCTGCGCCTGATGCCGGGTTGGATCGGCAACATCCCGATGGAGTGGAACATTCCGTTCCCGTGGGGCACCAACACGCTCTCCATGAACGTGCTGTTCCCGGCGCTGGTTCCGGCCGGCATCGTCTTCACCCTGCTGTTCGCCTGGCCGTGGATTGAAGCCTGGCTGACCAAGGACACCCGCGTCCACAACCTGCTGGATCGCCCGCGGAACGCCCCGTTCCGCACCGGCGTCGGCGTTGCCGGCATCATCTTCTACTGCACCATGTGGGCAGCTGCCAGCTCCGACCTCATCGCCACGCACTTCCATGTGTCGCTGAACGATGTGACCTACTGGCTGCGCTTCCTGGTGATCTTCGGACCGCTGATCGGCTTTGCCGTGACCCGGCGGATTGCCCTCGCCCTGCAGCGCAAGGACCGCGAGATCGTGCTTCACGGCGTGGAGAGCGGCCGTATCGTCCGGCTTCCGCACGGTGAGTACATCGAGGTCCACGAGCCTGTGGACGAGTACAAGCGCTACAAGCTGGTTGACTTCAGCTCCTACGAAGTGACTCCGGCCCAGCCGGATGCCCGCGGCAAGATCTCCGGCAAGGAGAAGCTGCGCGGCAGGCTCTCAAGGTTCTTCTTCGAGGACCGGGTTGCCCCGGTCACGCCGAAGGAACTCGAAGCAGCGCACCACCACGAGTCCCCCGCTGAAGTTGAAGCGGTGGAAGAAGACCAGACGTCGATCACGAACCGCTAG
- a CDS encoding GntR family transcriptional regulator translates to MSDRTLGTFPDLIDPTAGIAKHLQLQNILRRFVEQRGAAGSAIPSERELADHFGVARMTVRQAIDALVADEVLERVVGLGTFVARPKVDLQIKLTSYSEEMHRRGMVPDARVLSFEQIGASHLVARELQIDHGQPVIRFRRQLLADGEPMSVDENFIPAVHVPGMLDEEPPTSLYRVLSERYGMLIEWGEDTIEATAASASIARLLNVELGAPLLKIQRHAYVSRSMVDYSVSYYRADRYKLWVPLQRPGMRTPRSYHPGRHPGS, encoded by the coding sequence ATGAGCGATCGCACCCTTGGCACCTTTCCGGACCTGATTGATCCGACGGCCGGAATCGCCAAGCACCTGCAGCTGCAGAACATCCTGAGGCGCTTCGTCGAACAGCGTGGAGCGGCCGGTTCCGCCATACCCTCGGAGCGTGAACTCGCCGACCACTTCGGCGTCGCCCGCATGACGGTACGGCAGGCCATCGACGCCCTTGTTGCCGACGAAGTACTCGAACGCGTGGTCGGCCTGGGCACCTTTGTCGCCCGCCCCAAAGTGGACCTGCAGATCAAACTGACGTCGTACAGCGAAGAAATGCACCGCCGCGGCATGGTTCCGGATGCCCGGGTCCTGAGCTTCGAACAGATCGGCGCGTCGCACCTGGTGGCCCGCGAACTGCAGATCGACCACGGACAGCCTGTGATCCGGTTCCGGCGGCAGCTGCTCGCTGACGGCGAGCCGATGAGCGTCGACGAGAACTTCATCCCGGCCGTGCATGTCCCCGGCATGCTCGACGAAGAGCCGCCCACGTCCCTCTACCGGGTGCTGAGCGAGCGTTACGGGATGCTGATCGAGTGGGGCGAGGACACCATCGAGGCTACGGCGGCGTCGGCTTCGATCGCCCGGCTGCTCAACGTCGAGCTCGGGGCGCCGCTGTTGAAAATCCAGCGGCACGCTTACGTCTCACGGTCCATGGTGGACTATTCCGTCTCCTACTACCGTGCAGACCGCTACAAGCTCTGGGTGCCGCTGCAGCGGCCGGGAATGCGGACTCCGCGTTCCTACCACCCGGGACGGCATCCCGGCTCCTGA
- a CDS encoding cytochrome c oxidase subunit 4: MKVETKLFAYLAPFFLVVGVVYGFLVEWMEPVGYLALFLTAGMSAMIAFYIGFTGRRIGARPEDRLDAEIHEGSGEQGFFSPWSWWPLLVGLSAAGGFLGLAVGWWILYISAGLAIIALVGWVYEYSRGAHAH; the protein is encoded by the coding sequence TTGAAGGTAGAGACTAAGCTCTTCGCTTATCTGGCCCCGTTCTTCCTGGTGGTCGGTGTTGTGTACGGCTTCCTCGTCGAGTGGATGGAGCCGGTCGGATATCTGGCCCTGTTCCTCACGGCCGGCATGTCGGCCATGATCGCCTTCTACATCGGCTTCACCGGACGCCGCATTGGTGCCCGTCCCGAAGACCGCCTCGACGCCGAAATCCACGAAGGATCCGGCGAGCAGGGCTTCTTCAGCCCCTGGAGCTGGTGGCCCCTGCTGGTCGGCCTTTCGGCCGCCGGCGGTTTCCTCGGCCTGGCCGTGGGCTGGTGGATCCTGTACATCAGTGCAGGCCTGGCGATCATCGCCCTGGTCGGCTGGGTTTATGAGTACAGCCGTGGAGCCCACGCACACTAG
- the ctaD gene encoding cytochrome c oxidase subunit I, with product MTTLEYTSEDTQVAPRVVPVSKGRIIVSWITSTDHKTIGYMYLIASFIFFCLAGVMALVIRAELFEPGMQILQTKEQYNQLFTMHGTIMLLMFATPLFSGFANVIMPLQIGAPDVAFPRLNALAFWFFLFGSTIAVAGFITPQGAASFGWFAYAPLSNTTFSPGVGGDLWVFGLALSGFGTILGAVNFITTIICMRAPGMTMWRMPIFTWNTLVTGILVLMAFPPLAAALFALGADRRFGAHIFDPERGGAILWQHLFWFFGHPEVYIIALPFFGIISEILPVFSRKPIFGYKGLVYATIAIAALSVTVWAHHMYVTGAVMLPFFSFMTMLIAVPTGVKFFNWIGTMWRGSITFETPMLWSIGFLITFLFGGLTGIILASPPLDFHVSDTYFVVAHFHYVIFGTVVFAMFAGFYFWWPKWTGKMLNERLGKIHFWMLFVGFHATFLVQHWLGVLGMPRRYADYLPEDNFTLMNQFSTFGSFLLGASMIPFFWNVYITWRHGKKVEVDDPWGFGGSLEWATSCPPPRHNFTSLPRIRSERPALDLHHPELQQTVTDATAAGKVFGPGDRKEKVN from the coding sequence GTGACTACTCTCGAATACACTTCGGAAGATACTCAGGTTGCACCGCGCGTCGTCCCCGTCTCCAAGGGACGCATCATTGTCAGTTGGATCACCTCCACTGACCACAAGACCATCGGGTACATGTACCTGATTGCATCGTTCATTTTCTTCTGTCTCGCAGGTGTGATGGCTCTGGTCATCCGTGCCGAGCTGTTTGAACCCGGTATGCAGATCCTGCAGACCAAGGAACAGTACAACCAGCTGTTCACCATGCACGGCACCATCATGCTGCTGATGTTCGCCACCCCGCTGTTCTCGGGCTTCGCAAACGTCATCATGCCGCTGCAGATCGGTGCGCCGGACGTTGCGTTCCCCCGCCTGAATGCCTTGGCCTTCTGGTTCTTCCTCTTCGGCTCCACCATTGCGGTGGCAGGCTTCATCACCCCGCAGGGTGCTGCGTCCTTCGGCTGGTTTGCCTACGCACCGCTCTCGAACACCACGTTCTCCCCGGGCGTCGGCGGAGACCTCTGGGTCTTCGGCCTGGCACTGTCCGGTTTCGGTACGATCCTGGGTGCGGTCAACTTCATCACCACGATCATCTGCATGCGTGCCCCGGGCATGACCATGTGGCGGATGCCGATCTTCACCTGGAACACCCTGGTCACCGGTATCCTCGTCCTGATGGCCTTCCCGCCGCTGGCAGCAGCACTGTTTGCCCTGGGTGCCGACCGCCGGTTCGGAGCGCATATCTTCGATCCCGAGCGTGGCGGAGCCATCCTCTGGCAGCACCTGTTCTGGTTCTTCGGGCATCCGGAGGTCTACATCATTGCGCTGCCGTTCTTCGGCATCATCTCTGAGATCCTGCCGGTCTTCAGCCGCAAGCCGATCTTCGGCTACAAGGGCCTGGTCTACGCAACAATCGCCATCGCAGCCCTGTCCGTGACCGTGTGGGCACACCACATGTACGTCACCGGCGCAGTCATGCTGCCGTTCTTCTCCTTCATGACGATGCTGATCGCGGTGCCAACCGGCGTGAAGTTCTTCAACTGGATCGGCACCATGTGGCGGGGATCGATCACGTTCGAGACTCCCATGCTGTGGAGCATCGGCTTCCTGATCACCTTCCTGTTCGGTGGCCTCACGGGCATCATCCTGGCGTCGCCGCCGCTCGACTTCCACGTTTCCGACACGTACTTCGTGGTGGCTCACTTCCACTACGTGATCTTCGGAACCGTTGTCTTCGCGATGTTCGCCGGCTTCTACTTCTGGTGGCCCAAGTGGACCGGCAAGATGCTCAACGAGCGCCTTGGCAAGATCCACTTCTGGATGCTGTTCGTTGGCTTCCACGCCACCTTCCTGGTTCAGCACTGGCTGGGCGTGCTCGGCATGCCGCGCCGCTACGCCGACTACCTGCCGGAAGATAACTTCACCCTGATGAACCAGTTCTCCACCTTCGGTTCGTTCCTGCTGGGCGCCTCAATGATTCCGTTCTTCTGGAACGTGTACATCACCTGGCGCCACGGCAAGAAGGTTGAAGTTGACGATCCCTGGGGCTTCGGTGGATCGCTCGAGTGGGCCACATCCTGCCCGCCGCCGCGCCACAACTTCACGTCCCTGCCTCGCATCCGTTCGGAGCGCCCGGCACTGGACCTGCACCACCCTGAACTGCAGCAGACCGTGACCGATGCCACGGCTGCCGGCAAGGTCTTCGGACCTGGCGACCGTAAGGAGAAGGTCAATTGA
- the coxB gene encoding cytochrome c oxidase subunit II, whose amino-acid sequence MSSQDRTSSRRARIFKISAVTSAGALFLSGCSSEVQRGWLPTERDMTNHTGRIMDLWVNSWIAALAVGVLTWALILWCIVAYRRRKNETGYPRQMSYNLPLEIFYTAIPLFMVLVLFYFTDQDIRAISERVDDPDVVVDVRGKQWSWDFNYVNEDKYDLNVQVNLDGTEKAEAEMPTLYLPVNQTVELQLNSRDVQHSFWVPAFLQKMDLYPGRTNYINITPGVEGTYEGKCAELCGEFHSEMLFNVKVVSEAEYDAYLATLPEGQAGSEYDRVYNSESSEVRR is encoded by the coding sequence GTGAGTTCGCAGGACCGAACCAGCAGCCGACGCGCCAGGATCTTTAAGATCTCAGCCGTAACGTCGGCCGGCGCGTTGTTTTTATCGGGTTGTTCGTCAGAAGTCCAAAGAGGCTGGTTGCCCACGGAACGCGACATGACCAACCACACCGGCCGAATCATGGACCTGTGGGTCAATTCATGGATCGCCGCTCTGGCAGTTGGCGTGCTGACCTGGGCACTGATTCTTTGGTGCATCGTCGCCTACCGCCGCCGGAAGAACGAAACCGGCTACCCGCGGCAGATGAGCTACAACCTTCCCCTGGAAATCTTCTACACGGCGATCCCGCTGTTCATGGTGCTGGTGCTGTTCTACTTCACCGACCAGGACATCCGTGCCATCAGCGAGCGGGTGGATGATCCCGACGTCGTTGTGGACGTACGCGGCAAGCAGTGGTCGTGGGACTTCAACTACGTCAATGAGGACAAGTACGACCTCAACGTCCAGGTGAACCTGGACGGCACGGAAAAGGCAGAGGCCGAAATGCCCACCCTTTACCTGCCGGTCAACCAGACCGTTGAGCTCCAGCTGAACTCCCGCGACGTGCAGCACTCGTTCTGGGTTCCCGCCTTCCTTCAGAAGATGGACCTCTACCCGGGACGCACGAACTACATCAACATCACTCCCGGCGTCGAGGGTACCTACGAAGGTAAGTGCGCCGAACTCTGCGGCGAATTCCACTCGGAAATGCTCTTCAACGTCAAGGTGGTTTCGGAGGCCGAGTACGACGCGTACCTGGCCACCCTGCCCGAAGGCCAGGCAGGCTCCGAGTACGACCGCGTGTACAACTCAGAATCAAGCGAAGTAAGGAGGTAG
- a CDS encoding HesB/IscA family protein, whose protein sequence is MSTSTSETATGVDTAAATAPETELPTHDVALSEVAAGKVRSLLEQEGRTDLRLRVAVQPGGCSGLIYQLYFDERVLDGDAVRDFDGVEVIVDKMSVPYLSGASIDFEDTISKQGFTIDNPNAGGSCACGDSFH, encoded by the coding sequence ATGAGTACTTCCACCAGCGAAACGGCCACCGGCGTGGATACTGCGGCGGCCACCGCTCCTGAAACGGAACTGCCGACCCATGATGTTGCCCTCTCCGAGGTTGCTGCCGGCAAGGTACGCAGCCTGCTGGAGCAGGAAGGCCGGACCGACCTGCGGCTCCGCGTGGCTGTCCAGCCAGGCGGCTGCTCGGGCCTGATTTACCAGCTCTACTTCGACGAGCGTGTCCTCGACGGCGACGCCGTCCGGGATTTCGACGGCGTGGAGGTCATCGTCGACAAGATGAGCGTGCCGTACCTGTCGGGCGCGTCCATCGACTTCGAGGACACCATTTCCAAGCAGGGGTTCACCATCGACAACCCCAACGCAGGCGGATCATGCGCCTGCGGAGACTCGTTCCACTAG
- a CDS encoding dipeptidase, protein MTLNPESSSPSVDVDALRTAVTADFPRTVEQLKSLVAIPGIAWDSFDPERLNESAAAVAALIREAGLSDVQTLRVDNNGKPGGPAVVARRPAKAGAPTVLLYAHHDVQPPGDLALWESEPFTATERNGRLYGRGAADDKAGIMAHIGAIRALDEVLGEESGVGITLFIEGEEEAGSPTFRDFLETYRDLLAADVIVVADSGNWKVGVPALTTSLRGLVDGTVEVQVLDHAVHSGMFGGPVLDAPTLLARLIATFHDDAGDVAIAGLAASDDAAVEYAEADFRADSSVLDGVQLAGTGSIASRLWTKPALSIIGIDVPSVDMSSNTIQPKARAKFSLRLAPGQSPEAAMAAVERHVQANAPFGAKVTFTPGEQGQAFATDTSAPAARTALWALREAWSGVDPVESGMGGSIPFIADLTEMFPAAQILITGVEDPDSRAHSANESLDLGDFRNAILAEALLLASLGQSNS, encoded by the coding sequence ATGACTTTGAATCCAGAATCCTCTTCCCCGTCCGTGGACGTGGATGCCCTGCGCACAGCCGTGACTGCAGACTTCCCCCGGACGGTTGAACAGCTCAAGTCCCTGGTTGCCATTCCAGGCATCGCCTGGGACTCCTTCGACCCGGAACGCCTGAACGAGAGCGCCGCCGCCGTGGCAGCCTTGATCCGTGAGGCAGGCCTGTCCGATGTACAGACCCTGCGCGTGGACAACAATGGCAAGCCCGGTGGTCCGGCAGTCGTTGCCCGCCGGCCTGCCAAGGCAGGAGCGCCCACGGTGCTGCTCTATGCCCACCACGACGTGCAGCCGCCGGGGGACCTGGCCCTCTGGGAATCCGAGCCCTTCACGGCTACCGAGCGGAACGGCAGGCTTTACGGACGCGGTGCAGCGGATGACAAGGCCGGCATCATGGCGCACATTGGCGCCATCCGCGCCCTCGACGAGGTGCTGGGGGAAGAATCCGGCGTCGGCATTACCCTGTTCATCGAAGGGGAGGAGGAGGCCGGCTCTCCCACCTTCCGTGACTTCCTCGAAACGTACCGGGACCTCCTGGCGGCAGACGTCATTGTGGTGGCCGACTCCGGCAACTGGAAGGTCGGCGTCCCGGCCCTGACCACCAGCCTGCGCGGCCTGGTGGACGGCACCGTGGAGGTCCAGGTGCTGGACCACGCCGTGCATTCGGGCATGTTCGGCGGCCCCGTGCTTGACGCCCCCACTTTGCTGGCACGCCTGATCGCGACCTTCCACGACGACGCCGGCGACGTCGCCATCGCCGGGCTGGCGGCGTCCGACGACGCCGCCGTGGAATACGCCGAAGCCGACTTCCGTGCCGACTCCTCGGTGCTCGACGGCGTTCAGCTCGCCGGAACGGGGTCCATCGCCTCCCGCCTCTGGACCAAGCCGGCACTGTCCATCATCGGCATCGACGTTCCGTCCGTGGACATGTCCTCGAACACCATCCAGCCCAAGGCGCGTGCCAAGTTCAGTCTGCGCCTGGCTCCGGGGCAGAGCCCGGAAGCTGCCATGGCCGCCGTCGAGCGCCACGTCCAGGCGAACGCGCCGTTCGGCGCCAAGGTCACGTTCACGCCGGGGGAGCAGGGGCAGGCTTTCGCCACCGACACGTCCGCACCGGCCGCGCGCACCGCCCTGTGGGCGCTGCGGGAAGCCTGGAGCGGCGTGGATCCGGTGGAATCGGGCATGGGCGGCTCCATCCCGTTCATCGCCGATCTGACCGAGATGTTCCCCGCCGCGCAGATCCTGATCACCGGCGTGGAGGATCCGGATTCCCGTGCGCACAGCGCGAATGAATCCCTGGACCTGGGCGACTTCCGTAACGCCATCCTGGCCGAGGCGCTGCTGCTGGCCAGCCTGGGGCAGAGCAACTCCTAA
- a CDS encoding DUF3043 domain-containing protein, with amino-acid sequence MFGRKNEAPTAQETVDQAAAAAQTSSARAAAGKGTPTPKRKDQVAARQRPLVPTDRKAAKNASREAMREERLKTRAALDTGDERYLPLRDKGPQRRFIRDVVDSRWNLGEFVMIAALVFVVVSFIPNLTVQSIIMLAFWVLILAVIADSFILRALIRRRVSAKFGATNPGDVWYGVSRALQLRRFRLPKALVKRGEKPA; translated from the coding sequence GTGTTCGGACGAAAGAATGAAGCGCCCACCGCGCAGGAAACTGTGGATCAGGCTGCCGCGGCAGCCCAGACCAGCTCAGCCCGCGCCGCTGCGGGGAAGGGAACACCCACTCCTAAGCGGAAAGACCAGGTAGCTGCACGCCAGCGTCCCCTGGTCCCCACGGACCGCAAGGCCGCGAAGAATGCCAGCCGCGAAGCGATGCGTGAGGAGCGGCTGAAGACGCGCGCCGCCCTGGATACCGGCGACGAGCGCTACCTGCCGCTGCGCGACAAGGGTCCGCAGCGCCGCTTCATCCGCGACGTGGTGGACTCCCGCTGGAACCTCGGCGAGTTTGTCATGATCGCCGCCCTGGTCTTTGTGGTGGTCAGTTTCATCCCGAACCTCACGGTGCAGAGCATCATCATGCTGGCGTTCTGGGTCCTGATCCTGGCCGTCATCGCCGACTCATTCATCCTGCGGGCGCTCATCCGCCGGCGCGTGAGTGCCAAGTTCGGCGCCACCAATCCGGGCGACGTCTGGTACGGCGTATCCCGCGCACTGCAGCTGCGCCGGTTCCGCCTGCCCAAGGCCCTCGTCAAGCGCGGCGAAAAGCCCGCCTAG